The Gammaproteobacteria bacterium DNA window CACCGACAGCGTCTTGGCCATGTCGTCGTCGAGTTCCATCACGGGGATCTGGAGCGATCGCACCGACGCCAGTCGACAGGTCAGGCCGTAGCGGTCGACTTGCCGTTCCACCAGTGGAATCAGCGAGTCGAGGACGGTGAGCACCGAGAACCGGTACCCGAGCGTCGCCGCCAGGTGCATGGTCGGCTCTGCCGGACCGAACACCGGGATGTCGAGTAGTTCTCTTGCGGGTCGCACACCCGGGTCGAGCATGCAGTCGACGATCACGGCATCGACTCCCTCGTCCTGGGCCTCGACGGCCCGGGCGAGGATTCCGGGGATTACCACAGCCAGGTCCCGATGGCTCTCCAGCGAGACGGTGCCGTGGGTGAGCGTGGTGATGGTCACCTCGGTGTCCGGGCCGGCCGCCAGCCGGT harbors:
- a CDS encoding hydrogenase expression protein HupH — its product is MMHIRVINPTITTSWEQESLDAYRLAAGPDTEVTITTLTHGTVSLESHRDLAVVIPGILARAVEAQDEGVDAVIVDCMLDPGVRPARELLDIPVFGPAEPTMHLAATLGYRFSVLTVLDSLIPLVERQVDRYGLTCRLASVRSLQIPVMELDDDMAKTLSVAIDVSTRAVEEDGAHVIIPGCTSLAGKAHLIQAGLADQGIDVTVIDPPSVATRTVEAVVSMGLSHSRRTYPS